Proteins encoded by one window of Cryptococcus gattii WM276 chromosome K, complete sequence:
- a CDS encoding Hypothetical Protein (Similar to TIGR gene model, INSD accession AAW46168.1), which produces MLFGRLLHRPTSRTYACAHQISRTTKMSNSRTYAVSSENRQDPGGGSSLVKTLVEQDPYQRIWFIRPLSLMMFNTESARAAHLNSIWHNYRYHETHIIPFWTLCILSDLRSEAIHRRTGGQDYANVAQRFCTEIGLNIAAVPDNHWCSGLYFREVLRMRQETIKKMLEGPMIRLSDLLPSPTPALYVRDFRNVGASAPFHNNNQYDPVTSPKFAWGPPKLERSDMENIISAHDATFGDWEDIHVRVRDTKLFAIPTYRLLYKVYLPSGEIAVTDGELNDKGHNIILDWPKGKAQPSNHDEYNNGLIFNRTWLDHPEKGIGNCLMGDQGSSSVVSTLFNAMRRGGPIRKETWEDDKIIPLIGSATVPHLQSLMEYTGKMLCGQGQAFSEPSFPIEKKATTTSSSSLFSKVDPTIRTKRSAASSPSPASSLSSRLFGASSFKSAAWTSSGSHSSKRQAVYEKFARAKAEKIGSSIYGPSEQYALRRLHDRNGYYAELGVENLAVELLDKSKEKEVNSILKEKYYTLCKIRHSDIGGAEEDQVRLNRAYEQVETYEQRRNYQLKPENCPSLD; this is translated from the exons ATGCTTTTCGGCCGCCTCTTACATCGGCCAACATCTCGCACCTATGCCTGCGCTCACCAAATCAGTCGAACGACAAAAATGTCAAACAGCCGCACATACGCGGTTTCGTCAGAAAACAGACAAGATCCCGGTGGCGGCTCATCACTGGTAAAAACTTTGGTGGAACAGGATCCCTATCAGCGAATATGGTTCATAAGACCTCTTTCCTTGATGATGTTTAACACAGAGTCGGCTCGAGCAGCTCACCTGAATTCAATATGG CACAATTACCGTTATCACGAAACGCATATCATCCCCTTTTGGACTCTGTGTATTCTCTCAGATTTGCGCTCAGAAGCCATACATCGCCGTACAGGAGGACAAGATTATGCGAATGTTGCTCAGCGTTTCTGCACCGAAATAGGTCTGAATATCGCAGCCGTTCCGGACAATCATTGGTGCAG TGGACTCTACTTCCGGGAAGTACTTCGAATGAGGCAAGAAACAATAAAAAAGATGCTCGAAGGCCCCATGATACGTTTATCAGATTTACTGCCTTCCCCGACTCCGGCGCTGTATGTCCGGGATTTCAGAAACGTCGGTGCTTCTGCTCCTTTCCACAACAATAATCAATATGATCCTGTGACAAGTCCTAAATTTGCATGGGGCCCACCCAAGCTAGAGCGATCAGACATGGAAAATATAATTTCAGCCCACGATGCTACGTTTGGTGATTGGGAGGATATCCATGTTAGAGTGAGAGATACG AAACTGTTTGCCATACCAACGTATC GTTTGCTTTACAAAGTGTATTTACCGTCCGGAGAAATAGCTGTTACCGACGGCGAGTTAAACGATAAGGGCCACAACATAATACTCGATTGGCCCAAAGGAAAAGCCCAGCCATCTAATCATGATGAATAC AACAATGGGCTTATCTTTAATCGAACATGGCTTGATCATCCTGAGAAAGGCATAGGAAACTGTTTAATGGGGGATCAAGGATCCTCCAGCGTCGTCTCAACCTTGTTCAATGCCATGCGCCGCGGAGGTCCCATCAGGAAAGAGACTTGGGAGGACGATAAGATCATTCCTCTGATAGGTTCCGCGACTGTCCCTCATCTACAGTCCCTAAT GGAATACACAGGAAAAATGTTATGTGGTCAAGGACAAGCTTTCTCTGAGCCATCGTTCCCGATTGAGAAAAAAGCCACGAcaacttcctcttcttcccttttctcCAAAGTTGATCCCACTATTCGAACTAAGCGTTCCGCCGCGTCCAGCCCTTCTCCTGCGTCTTCTTTGTCTTCCAGATTATTTGGAGCATCTTCCTTTAAATCTGCAGCTTGGACATCCTCTGGATCCCACAGCAGCAAACGACAAGCTGTCTACGAGAAATTTGCTAGAGCCAAGGCTGAAAAGATTGGTAGCTCCATCTATGGTCCATCTGAGCAATATGCTTTAAGAAGACTTCATGACCGGAACGGATACTACGCCGAGCTGGGCGTGGAAAATCTCGCAGTCGAACTCCTTGATAAATCcaaagagaaggaggtCAACTCCATTTTGAAAGAGAAGTATTATACTTTGTGCAAAATCAGACACTCAGATATTGGAGGGGCAGAAGAGGATCAAGTGAGGTTGAACCGAGCATACGAGCAAGTGGAAACTT ATGAGCAAAGGCGAAACTATCAACTGAAGCCAGAAAATTGTCCGTCCTTAGATTAG
- a CDS encoding Hypothetical protein (Similar to TIGR gene model, INSD accession AAW46167.1; CNK02080) — protein MALVTITGFPCSGKSTRAQQLKRDFEKRLKESEYDGPALEVVVVDDESSHVPRSTYDSSAQEKPGRASLFSNVNRSLGADTITIVDSANYIKGFRYQMYCAAREAHTRVATIHVVAPPDMCRKWHEGRGECSYKQATFDNLIMRYEEPSSMVRWDSPLFTIPWDEDPPFEDIWNAIIKGDKKPPTSARGKPPPNTLQTLTATTSLINSSLLSHLSSLPNSTTFPIPSPPAPSSPSLVLHLPAKKITLSEIGGLAAAGNWTEGEVATGYVRFLEQTWETG, from the exons ATGGCTCTCGTCACCATCACCGGCTTCCCATGCTCTGGCAAATCTACCCGCGCCCAGCAACTCAAGAGGGATTTTGAAAAACGTCTGAAAGAGTCGGAATACGATGGTCCTGCTCTGGAAGTAGTGGTTGTAGACGACGAGTCATCTCATGTACCACGCTCTACCTATGATT CCAGCGCTCAGGAAAAACCAGGCCGTGCAAGCTTGTTCTCCAATGTCAACCGCTCGTTGGGGGCAGATACCATCACCATTGTGGACTCCGCCAACTATATAAAAGGCTTTCGCTATCAGATGTACTGTGCTGCTCGAGAGGCACATACGCGGGTCGCTACT ATTCATGTTGTCGCTCCGCCTGATATGTGTCGAAAATGGCATGAAGGACGAGGAGAATGTTCTTACAAGCAAGCTAC CTTCGACAATCTCATCATGCGATACGAAGAACCGTCATCCATGGTTCGATGGGATAGCCCACTGTTTACTATACCGTGGGATGAAGATCCACCTTTCGAAGACATATGGAATGCCATCATAAAAGGTGACAAGAAACCTCCTACTTCTGCT AGGGGCAAACCACCCCCTAATACTCTTCAAACTTTGACCGCAACTACTTCTCTCATAAATTCTTCTCTTCTGTCTCACCTTAGTTCTTTACCAAATTCCACCACCTTCCCCATACCTTCTCCTCCAGCCCCATCATCGCCATCTTTGGTTCTTCACCTACCAGCGAAGAAAATAACGCTCAGCGAGAT CGGGGGCTTAGCAGCGGCAGGAAATTGGACAGAAGGGGAGGTAGCAACGGGATATGTGAGATTTTTGGAACAGACTTGGGAGACTGGATGA